From the Helicoverpa armigera isolate CAAS_96S chromosome 16, ASM3070526v1, whole genome shotgun sequence genome, one window contains:
- the LOC110379793 gene encoding mitochondrial ribonuclease P catalytic subunit: MLNSLTRLIYPRTSIIRVSARVFSQNASFHREKFVDQQIEYIKTSLANKAQDWTIVKNDVLSKEGNATQKNIDAIMLKFMVSLKQYVAALSFADHLRSTNEELSLGTMKGLLNLYYEIGKTEKLSKEQAKFILDAHKSLLEKYKVLDYSSSETLLHALCVINEWEKALKLLADIHLTTTPTHSAYSTLIATLFGLNKKKKALELVEESLKHKRPLLDIAYEAWMDYILRKYKDKKVIAKHLEELFSHVATNCTVIPMNTANKLKELYSSMQWNAKFTKIRKLDGQCQCCKDTLDCLPLSEEEFNLLQKNVKEKLIVGSDLFLKTSPEELKRFLDFVDKTAPYDIVLDGLNIAYAVGAGTQTDKAKFLIDVVDHFVRQKKKILLLGRQHMLRWNKRVMQDIKHKTSFFLTDNISQDDPYFITAAIISGPQTDIVSKDLLRGHKFLLQDDSLRLLFKRWQWQHQWMVFIKSFKGVSIQEPLKFTPCAQKKNGTWHLPFEREASTTGQFNDGTPDLYSWICLRHK; the protein is encoded by the exons ATGCTTAATTCTTTAACGCGTTTAATATATCCACGTACCTCAA TTATACGAGTATCAGCAAGGGTTTTCAGTCAAAATGCTTCATTTCATAGAGAGAAGTTTGTTGACCAGCAAATAGAGTATATAAAAACATCATTAGCAAATAAAGCACAAGACTGGACCATTGTCAAAAATGATGTACTATCCAAAGAGGGCAATGCAACTCAGAAGAACATTGATGCTATCATGTTAAAGTTTATGGTAAGCCTTAAGCAATATGTTGCAGCTTTATCATTTGCTGACCATTTGAGAAGTACTAATGAAGAACTTTCTTTAGGCACCATGAAGGGCTTATTGAACCTGTACTATGAAATTGGGAAAACtgaaaaattatcaaaagaACAGGCTAAGTTTATTTTAGATGCGCATAAGAGTTTACTTGAAAAGTACAAAGTTCTCGACTACAGTTCCTCTGAAACATTACTACATGCACTCTGTGTGATAAATGAATGGGAGAAAGCATTGAAACTGTTGGCTGACATCCACCTGACTACTACTCCTACGCACTCCGCATACAGTACTTTAATTGCCACTTTATTTGGACTGAACAAAAAGAAGAAGGCTCTAGAACTTGTTGAAGAAAGCCTCAAACACAAGAGACCTCTCTTAGATATTGCTTATGAAGCTTGGATGGACTACATTCTAAGgaaatataaagataaaaaagtaatagCTAAACACTTGGAGGAATTATTTTCTCACGTAGCTACAAATTGTACTGTCATACCTATGAATACTGCTAACAAATTAAAAGAATTGTATAGCTCTATGCAGTGGAATGCAAAGTTTACCAAAATAAGGAAATTAGA tggcCAATGTCAATGCTGTAAAGACACACTAGACTGCCTACCATTATCAGAGGAAGAATTCAACTTGCTACAgaaaaatgtgaaagaaaaGCTTATTGTAGGTTCAGatctatttttaaaaacatcacCTGAAGAACTAAAGAGGTTCTTAGACTTTGTAGACAAAACTGCTCCTTATGACATTGTTTTAGATGGGCTTAACATTGCCTATGCCGTGGGTGCGGGCACTCAAACAGATAAGGCTAAGTTCCTAATAGATGTTGTTGATCATTTTGTGAGGCAGAAGAAAAAGATACTGCTCTTAGGGAGGCAACATATGCTGAGGTGGAATAAAAGAGTAATGCAGGATATCAAGCATAAGACAAGCTTTTTCTTAACTGATAATAT ATCTCAAGATGACCCATACTTCATAACAGCAGCAATAATAAGTGGGCCACAGACTGACATAGTGTCCAAGGATCTACTACGAGGGCACAAGTTCCTGTTACAGGATGACAGTTTAAGGCTTTTGTTCAAGAGATGGCAGTGGCAACACCAGTGGATGGTGTTTATCAAAAGTTTCAAAGGAGTTTCGATACAG GAGCCATTAAAATTCACCCCCTGCGCGCAGAAGAAAAATGGTACCTGGCATCTACCATTTGAAAGGGAGGCTTCGACTACAGGTCAATTCAATGATGGCACTCCAGATCTCTACAGTTGGATTTGTTTAAggcataaataa
- the LOC110379804 gene encoding uncharacterized protein LOC110379804, with product MPTASRKSEPKDKVKGSKGDLYSGSDQNVKIMRMDSEGPGSKMSARLRRNMERVEMLARPNSRRLRSLWDEKCAILPRDRRDKIKSALEEDYFLSPEQTEQYFQALNESSRRWSGPGGMVSRKEHVDRSKELRQRQKWLVNFSAQVAYRLCDYIAKGQKEMLVSNRLRAIADVVLERVAEILGEPKPTRTNPGRLPRFMVAISDRIAVWIENAVYRADASEPIGAVKGGDEHMRLDAEKPLIC from the exons atgccgACGGCTTCAAGAAAATCTGAGCCCAAGGATAAGGTGAAGGGGTCGAAAGGCGACCTTTATTCTGGGTCTGATCAAAATGTCAAAATCATGAGAATGGATTCAG AGGGACCTGGAAGCAAGATGTCGGCTCGTCTCCGTCGAAACATGGAAAGAGTGGAGATGCTGGCTCGGCCCAACTCTCGGCGACTGCGGTCGCTTTGGGACGAGAAGTGTGCTATCCTGCCGCGCGATCGAAGAGATAAAATTAAGAGCGCCTTGGAAGAAGACTATTTTCTTAGTCCTGA GCAAACCGAGCAATATTTCCAAGCTTTGAACGAGTCTTCTCGGCGTTGGTCCGGCCCGGGAGGCATGGTCAGCCGTAAGGAACACGTTGATAGAAGCAAGGAGTTGCGCCAGCGACAGAAGTGGCTGGTCAACTTTAGCGCGCAG GTGGCATACCGTTTATGCGATTACATTGCAAAAGGACAGAAGGAAATGTTGGTCTCTAACCGCCTGAGAGCTATCGCCGATGTTGTTTTGGAGAGAGTTGCCGAAATTCTGG GTGAACCAAAACCAACTCGCACCAACCCGGGCCGTCTCCCTCGGTTCATGGTGGCGATTTCGGACCGAATCGCGGTCTGGATCGAGAACGCGGTCTACCGAGCTGATGCCAGCGAGCCCATTGGAGCCGTGAAGGGAGGCGACGAGCACATGCGGCTTGACGCTGAAAAACCTCTCATATGCTAA